CGACACCAACATCGCCCTCGACCTGCTGGTCTTCGACGATCCGGGTTGCGCGGCGCTGCTCGCCGCGCTCGAGGCCGGGGAGCCGCAATGGATTGCCACGGCCGCTATGCGCGAAGAGCTGGCGCGCGTGCTCGGCTACCGGCTGGTGGCGGCGCGGCTTGCGCGCAACGGCCGCGATGCCGAGGGCGTGCTCGCGGCCTTCGACCGGAGGGCGCAACGCATCGACGAGCCGCCGGCGCGGGCGCCATGCCTCTGCAGCGACCCCGACGACCAGATCTTCATCGACCTGGCGGTCGCGCAACGCGCGCGGCTGCTCAGCAAGGACCGGGCGCTGCTCGAGATGCGCAAGCAACTCGCGGCGCTCGATGTCGAGGTCTCGGCCCGATGACCTTCCTGCAGGGTCCGGATGGAGGCACTTCGTCCTTGTGCCAACACGTTCGA
Above is a window of Variovorax sp. RA8 DNA encoding:
- a CDS encoding PIN domain-containing protein is translated as MRIVIDTNIALDLLVFDDPGCAALLAALEAGEPQWIATAAMREELARVLGYRLVAARLARNGRDAEGVLAAFDRRAQRIDEPPARAPCLCSDPDDQIFIDLAVAQRARLLSKDRALLEMRKQLAALDVEVSAR